The following coding sequences lie in one Streptomyces venezuelae genomic window:
- a CDS encoding dipeptidase: MSPNPIAETVASLMPRAKAELTELVAFKSVADFDQFPRSESEAAASWVADALRAEGFQDVALLDTPDGTQSVYGFLPGPEGAPTVLLYAHYDVQPPLDETAWATPPFELTERDGRWYGRGSADCKGGVIMHLLALRALKANGGVPVNVKVIAEGSEEQGTGGLERYAEEHPDLLAADTIVIGDAGNFRVGLPTVTSTLRGMTLVRVSVDTLEGNLHSGQFGGAAPDALAALVRTLDSLRAEDGSTTVDGLTSDAVWDGLQYAESDFRRDAKVLDGVGLIGEGTVADRIWARPAVTVLGIDCPPVVGATPSVQAAARALISLRVPPGVDAAEATKLLQAHLESHTPWGARVRTEQIGQGQPFRADTTSPAYAAMAEAMGEAYPGEEMQYAGQGGSIPLCNTLSTLYPRAEILLIGLSEPEAQIHAVNESVSPEELERLSVAEALFLQKYAAN; this comes from the coding sequence ATGTCGCCGAATCCGATCGCCGAGACCGTCGCCTCACTGATGCCGAGGGCGAAGGCGGAGCTCACCGAACTGGTGGCCTTCAAGTCGGTGGCGGACTTCGACCAGTTCCCGAGGAGCGAGAGCGAGGCCGCCGCGAGCTGGGTGGCGGACGCGCTGCGCGCCGAGGGCTTCCAGGACGTGGCGCTGCTCGACACCCCGGACGGCACGCAGTCGGTGTACGGCTTCCTGCCGGGCCCCGAGGGCGCGCCGACGGTCCTGCTGTACGCGCACTACGACGTCCAGCCGCCGCTCGACGAGACCGCGTGGGCGACCCCGCCGTTCGAGCTGACGGAGCGCGACGGCCGGTGGTACGGCCGGGGCAGCGCCGACTGCAAGGGCGGCGTCATCATGCACCTGCTCGCGCTGCGCGCCCTGAAGGCGAACGGCGGCGTGCCGGTGAACGTGAAGGTGATCGCGGAGGGCTCCGAGGAGCAGGGCACGGGCGGCCTGGAGCGGTACGCGGAGGAGCACCCCGACCTGCTGGCGGCCGACACCATCGTCATCGGCGACGCGGGCAACTTCCGCGTCGGTCTGCCGACGGTGACGTCGACGCTGCGCGGCATGACGCTCGTACGTGTCAGTGTCGACACCCTCGAAGGGAACCTGCACTCCGGGCAGTTCGGCGGCGCCGCCCCGGACGCGCTGGCCGCGCTGGTGCGCACGCTCGACTCGCTGCGCGCCGAGGACGGTTCGACGACGGTCGACGGTCTGACGAGCGACGCCGTCTGGGACGGGCTGCAGTACGCGGAGAGCGACTTCCGCAGGGACGCGAAGGTCCTCGACGGTGTGGGGCTCATCGGTGAGGGCACGGTCGCCGACCGCATCTGGGCGCGCCCCGCCGTCACGGTCCTCGGCATCGACTGCCCGCCGGTGGTCGGCGCGACGCCGTCGGTGCAGGCGGCCGCGCGGGCGCTGATCAGCCTGCGGGTGCCGCCGGGCGTGGACGCGGCCGAGGCGACGAAGCTGCTCCAGGCGCACCTGGAGTCGCACACTCCGTGGGGTGCGCGGGTACGGACGGAGCAGATCGGGCAGGGCCAGCCGTTCCGCGCGGACACGACGAGCCCGGCGTACGCGGCGATGGCCGAGGCGATGGGCGAGGCCTACCCCGGCGAGGAGATGCAGTACGCGGGCCAGGGCGGCTCGATCCCGCTCTGCAACACCCTCTCGACGCTCTACCCGCGCGCGGAGATCCTGCTGATCGGCCTGAGCGAGCCGGAGGCGCAGATCCACGCGGTCAACGAGAGCGTGTCGCCGGAGGAGTTGGAGCGGCTCTCGGTGGCCGAGGCGCTGTTCCTCCAGAAGTACGCGGCCAACTGA
- a CDS encoding NUDIX hydrolase, with protein sequence MIVWINGAFGAGKTSAARELIELIPNSTLFDPEVIGGTLPHLLPPKRLDEVNDYQDLPIWRRLVIDTAAAMHAEVGGVLVVPMTLLRQEYRDEIFGGLAARRISVHHVLLAPDETILRERISGRPVPQEPDGDLRVRQWAFDHVEPFRAARAAWLDGDAHVVDTSVLTPFETAERIAEAVRNGAAPVCDIVQTPEPTAETLAAGVLLFDEQDRVLLVDPTYKAGWEFPGGVVEPGEAPARAGVREVAEETGIELTGTPPLLVADWEPPNPPGYGGMRFLFDGGRLDSGAVSMLLPGPELRDWRFVTEQEAADLLPAVRYERLRWALRARERGATLYLEAGIPLPG encoded by the coding sequence GTGATCGTCTGGATCAATGGTGCGTTCGGCGCGGGGAAGACGAGCGCCGCACGGGAACTGATCGAGCTGATCCCGAACAGCACGCTCTTCGACCCCGAGGTCATCGGCGGCACCCTGCCCCACCTCCTGCCGCCCAAGCGCCTCGACGAGGTGAACGACTATCAGGACCTGCCGATCTGGCGCCGTCTGGTCATCGACACCGCGGCCGCGATGCACGCCGAGGTCGGCGGCGTCCTCGTGGTGCCGATGACACTGCTGCGGCAGGAGTACCGCGACGAGATCTTCGGTGGTCTCGCGGCGCGCAGGATCAGCGTGCACCACGTTCTGCTCGCACCCGACGAAACGATCCTGCGCGAGCGGATATCCGGCCGTCCCGTGCCGCAGGAGCCCGACGGCGATCTGCGGGTGCGGCAGTGGGCCTTCGACCACGTAGAGCCGTTCCGCGCGGCCCGCGCCGCCTGGCTCGACGGCGACGCCCACGTCGTCGACACCAGCGTCCTCACGCCCTTCGAGACCGCCGAACGTATCGCCGAGGCCGTCCGCAACGGCGCCGCGCCCGTCTGCGACATCGTGCAGACACCGGAGCCCACCGCCGAGACCCTCGCCGCCGGGGTGCTGCTCTTCGACGAGCAGGACCGGGTACTCCTGGTCGACCCCACGTACAAGGCCGGCTGGGAGTTCCCCGGAGGTGTCGTCGAGCCCGGCGAGGCGCCCGCGCGCGCGGGCGTGCGCGAAGTCGCGGAGGAGACCGGCATCGAACTCACCGGCACCCCGCCCCTGCTGGTCGCCGACTGGGAACCGCCGAATCCGCCCGGCTACGGAGGGATGCGCTTCCTCTTCGACGGCGGGCGGCTCGACAGCGGCGCGGTCAGCATGCTCCTGCCGGGGCCCGAACTCCGCGACTGGCGCTTCGTCACCGAACAGGAAGCGGCCGACCTGCTGCCCGCCGTGCGCTACGAACGACTGCGCTGGGCGCTCCGTGCGCGGGAACGCGGCGCCACGCTCTACCTGGAGGCGGGCATCCCGCTCCCCGGCTAG